Below is a genomic region from Armatimonadia bacterium.
CCTGGAGGGATGGTCGGTGCTGATGCAACGGGCTCCCCTGATGGTCGTTTCGCTTGTGGCACTCGCGGGTCTGTTGGGTTGTGCAGGAAGTCTCCGGGCCGAAGAGGTCCGCCTCGACGTGAGCCTGAACCAGGGCTGGAAGTTCCTCCGCCAGGACGCTCCCGGGGCCGAGAGGTCCGACTTCGACGACGCCCAGTGGGAAGCCGTGACCTTGCCCCACACCTGGAATGCGCAGGATGGCCAGGACGGTGGCCGCAACTACTACCGCGGGATCGGCTGGTACCGGCGGCACTTCACTCCTCTCGCCTCCTGGGAGGGCAAGTCGCTGTTCCTTCGCTTCGACGCCGCTGCCACGACGGCTGACGTGTTTCTCAACGGGACGCCCGTCGGCACTCACAAAGGCAACTTCGGCGCCTTCTGCTTCGAGGTCACGAACCTGCTTCGCCCAGGCCGGGACAACGTACTCGCCGTCAAGGTCAACAACGCCCGGGATGGCGATGTGCCGCCGCTTGGTGGTGATTTCACGATCTTCGGCGGCCTGTACCGCGACGTGCACCTGCTGGTTCTCGATAGACTCTCTGTGAGCCCGCTGGACTTCGCCTCCCCCGGCGTCTACCTCAAGCAGGTTCGGGTGAGCGCTGAGCGTGCGGAGGTGGCCGTGACAACCTGCCTGCGGAACGGGACCGACTCCGCGAAGACAGTCAGCCTCCGCTGGACGGTGACGGACCAGGCCGACAAGGAGGTCTTCCGCTCCCTGGCCGGTGTCTCGATTCCGGCTCACGGGACTGCCGAGTCCCTCCAGGGCATCTACCTGGACCGGCCGCACCTGTGGCAGGGCCGGAAGGACCCCTACCTGTACACTGCGAGCGTCGAGGTGTTGGAAGGCTCGCGGGTTGCCGACCGTGTCTCGCAGCCCCTGGGACTGCGCTCCTATGAGGTCGATCCCGAGAAGGGCTTCCTGCTGAACGGGCAGCCGTACGTGCTCCACGGGGTCAACAAGCACCAGGACCGCATCGACAAAGGCTGGGCCATCGGCCCGGCACAGCAGCGTGAAGACGTCGACCTGATGCTGGAGATGGGCTG
It encodes:
- a CDS encoding glycoside hydrolase family 2 TIM barrel-domain containing protein — its product is MQRAPLMVVSLVALAGLLGCAGSLRAEEVRLDVSLNQGWKFLRQDAPGAERSDFDDAQWEAVTLPHTWNAQDGQDGGRNYYRGIGWYRRHFTPLASWEGKSLFLRFDAAATTADVFLNGTPVGTHKGNFGAFCFEVTNLLRPGRDNVLAVKVNNARDGDVPPLGGDFTIFGGLYRDVHLLVLDRLSVSPLDFASPGVYLKQVRVSAERAEVAVTTCLRNGTDSAKTVSLRWTVTDQADKEVFRSLAGVSIPAHGTAESLQGIYLDRPHLWQGRKDPYLYTASVEVLEGSRVADRVSQPLGLRSYEVDPEKGFLLNGQPYVLHGVNKHQDRIDKGWAIGPAQQREDVDLMLEMGCTCVRLAHYQHPQYTYDLCDRSGLVVWAELALVGSIGKSPAFAANTRRQLTELIKQSLNHPSILFWSLYNELGFGREPIPAEGPKPWDLVAELNDLAHQLDSTRLTTAATNQSNSHPVNWITDIIAFNRYNGWYSGKPEDWPRVLDDVHSKYPTRRVGISEYGAGASILHHEIPPKHHATVGRWHPEEWQGVVHEAAYGAMKERPWLWGTFLWNMFDFAVDARAEGDHLGRNDKGMVTYDRQTRKDTFYFYKANWTTEPFVYLTSRRYNPRPAGVTYLKVYSNCPTVELSLNGKALGSQTGTNGVFVWKDVNLPEGPCAVEAVGTGEGKTATEAWTWTCRSDVPAPVAGE